The Dermacentor silvarum isolate Dsil-2018 chromosome 3, BIME_Dsil_1.4, whole genome shotgun sequence region agtaattttttcgttactgatatttaattaggtaattgtaattaattatctaactcaagaagtactgtcctaattatcaaagtgtcaatgagaaagttgtagagcaacatgaaaaactcccgatacagctctctgttgctgaatacgagctacataaatgcgtttttccgagtgtgaaagaagacctcgaatacacgcagaattgccgcgcgactggccgctcgaggcactttgcgtgcatttgcgggcttctttcacgctcggtaaaccacttttctgtagcacgtattgagccacagaaagctgtatcggtagtttttcatgttgctctacaactttctcattgacactttgataattagaacagtattTCTCGAgatagataattaattacaattacctaattaaatctcagtaatgaaaaaaattactggcggctactccactgtactggaaagaaTACACACTAGGTATTTAGAGACTACGAGACCGTGGTACGTGTCATCCactgctgctgctaccgcgctaaTTCAAACAAGTTGAGTGTAATTTAGATTGCAGCACTGAGTTGGATGAGTGTGTTTGTTTACTTCAACGAAACATGAAACAACGGAGAAGCGCGGTCCCCCTAGACTCATAACAGTCAGGCAACAACAGCCAGGCAGAAGGTTTAGTACAATGAATGGCGAGAGCTATACTCGCTCCTTCTCCGCTTGTATTCATCTGTCTGTCAGTATAATACGGGCCAAGAATTTTAGAAATTCTGTAAATTTCGTTTTACGATCTACGTACACAATTTTTGCGAAGTTCGTGCAGTGCGTAAGCGTAGACTCCACATCATAAGCTCCGTGTAGTGCAGCGAAAGCTATAGGGCTCGTGTGAGGCAATCAGTAACGAGATCGGGCGGGCATGTTCTAGAGAAGTAGGGTGCCTAGGTGTCCACCTCGCCCACATATGGGCACCCTACAGAGAAGCAACTTACGTTCAGTCGGCGTGGCGTACAGGGCGATCAGAGGCAGACAATGGCAAATTCCTTTTTCTGGTTCctcgtggccttcgagatcaccAGTGGGATCTCGGAGGCCactgttttctttattattattctgGTTAGCAGGAAAACGGGTACATATTAACTGAGTGAATGCCGCCGCTTTTGTAGTCGCGTGCACcttccttcgcacgcgctgcgaTGAAACAGTGGCCAGCAATTTTTTCTTATATCGAGATATCCTagcattctttctttcttgaaagAAACGAGCGAGGCGTCTATTCGTTACGTTCACTGAGAAGCCGTAAAACTTTATCGCCCGTAGATAGTAATAGTTTAAAATCTAGATTGAGCTTAACGCTTTAGTGTAACGCTGTTGTATAGAGCGCTTTCTTGTAACGCACTTTAAATCGCTGATAGATAGGGCGATAGATACGAACATATGACTTGGCAGTTTTCAGTAACGAAATGTCACCGTCGTCTTCGTCATGCCACCGTCTTCAGCATAGTCTTTGCCGTATTGTCGTGATCACGCCGCAATCGTCGGCGTGGTCGTCGGTGTCGCGTTATCGTCCTATACCGCGGCCATTGTCGTCATAGGGACGCCGTTTCGTGCCGCTAACTGTTTTGCGTTGTAAGTAGTAAGCAAGCTAAGGTCACCAAATAtgcttatatttttttttaccaaatgttttattttattcCCGGTATTTTACGCCCACACGAAGACGATGGTCAGTTCGCACATGTAGATAAACGTTTATGCGTATACATCGCGTACATAAATGTAACTCGGCCTCAGTAAGTTATTgcatagaatgaaaaaaaaaaaactctgcgaGTATATTTCTGCCGTTCAAGCTTCAATTCGTGGAACAATTACTTCCGGCACATAACGTATGACGTCATGAAGGCGACGTTGAGCACTGGATCTTCCTCGGGGTACCGCTGCATCTTTGATAGGATCCTGCGGGAATCACACGCAAGCTCATTTACAAGGCGTGCAGTGAAAACATAACTTTGAATGGAAAGAAAATAAGAACAATTTGATAGTTTCAGCATATATAATATACTGTGATGCGCGCTCCGCTCTAGACTTATGTGCAACCACTAAGGGCCATGCTCTGCCTCGAGGAAGCAAACTGTGCGTGAGGCagctgcgcgcatgcgcaccAGCTCTGGCGCCGCACGCACGAGCTTCAATCCCTTCGAGAAACAGGACCCTTACAGTGGATCCTTACAAAGAAGACGGGGGCTCGAAACGACTAGAATTAAATACCATACGAAGCTGCAGACATTGCAACGTTTCTAATTTCAACGTTCAGTTCCGCCCACTCCTAATTTAAACACGCAATTTGTATTCCGGTACTGATTACAGTGATTACAGCTCAGTTTTAAGAAGGAAGGTGCGAATAACAGTAGTTATCGATATACGCCTACCTGACGCGTCGAATGAAGCACATTTCCTTTATAAAGATAAATAAACGTTGAAATTGTGTTGATTTGAGTGCAACTTGGATGGTCCCTTCAAAAGTAGACCAGGTTACGCTATAAATATTCAGTACAGAAGTCTGTGTGCTATCGAAATCTTTATGCGCAGTCTACGATGTACATCACTGATGGCTTCGATACCCATACGCAGTGACATGAATGAGGCTTCAAATAACATTACAACGGATAGGAGACTGGCGAAGACGAAGCCACTGCACCGATAGAACTATcaagtcgtcatcatcatcatcatcatcagcagcagcagcagcagtagcagcagcagtagcagcagcagcggcctatttttatgttcactgcaggacgcagGTCTCTACCTGAGATCTTCAACCACCCCCGTcttgcgctgattccaacttgcgcctgcaaatttcataatttcattaCCCGGCCCGCCTAATTTTCTGTCGTTCTCGATTgcgtttcccttcccttggcacgcattctgtaactctaatggcccaccggttgtCTGGTCCtcgcattacttggcctgcccagctccgtctGTCTTTCTCTTAATGCCAAGGAAAATActggttatccccgtttgctctctgatccacgccgctatCTTCCTTTCTGTCaacgttacacctaacatttgCCGAACTATCAAGTACTTATGACCAAAAACGAAATAGGTCATTCGTACTATTTACCTGCAGAATCGAACGTTTCCATAAAGATATTTGCAAAGGTGCGGAAGAAAGTTCTCTTGATTGCTCATGGGCAGCATTACAAGACATTTTAACATCACTGAGGCCTCGACGGCATGAAAAGAGATTTGGTTTTGCAAGAACCACACAATAAAAAAGAGCATGCAGTCTTTGAATCAGATAAGGTGTGCGCGAAATTCGCACTGCAAGCAGCCTCGTGACCCGGGAGATACAGGCCGAATAAAACGAGTATCGAACGTTCCTCGCCTATAGCCCGTTAAACATTTAATAGCGTACTGTCACGAAATCTCGCGCAAACCTTGTCCCGTGCCCCTATCGCCGCACGGGAAACACTTGGCGAGAGTTGAGTGGAAGCCACGCCTGCGCGTACCTGTCCCTGAATTCTGCGAGTGTGGCCTTGGCCCTTGCCGGCTCCTGCTCGCGCATCATGATCACCAGGCTCCACGTGTTGATGTGGCTCATGACGTCCGACACTGTCAGCGTGCTGTTGTTCAGCATCGTTTTCCTGCGTGCGCGTGACAAGAGATTTAGATGTTATCCACGGTGCTTTCGGTTGAAACCATTTCTTCTTAATGGGATCGGCGTAAATTGCAAAACTAATCCATCGAAGTAGTCGCTAACGAGTCTAAAGGTGCACGCGTACAGCGTACTATAATTCACTTCAACTGCATCACTTTACGTGTCCGCTTTGCTTAGAGCTGAACAGcgcctttttaacacgaaagtgttttatgccggggtccaccaagacttcactgacgtatttccgtcacggaaatacgtcatagaacataatacaaagaaagaaaccagaagaaaaagttccacaaacatgcaaaatttggaaatcgaacccacgacctctcggtccgcgacgatagatcgccgagcgtttaacccattgcgccacaaacgcatttgcagagagctacacagacgcgccttatatatctaacactcctccgtgtacccgcgctcttgctcggggcggtgccgccgcctacgagcagaaaagagaagtactgcattatgacactaacgcgcaccgacagtgaacgcttcggtggtctcagcactacgacgcctcgatgccagcattcgaagggacgctggcatcaagaagcactaccaacgccacctaggtggcgttcaccgtactcagcacagcggagcgtggcctccgcaattagctctgaaaatgtttctgaagtttatcgcggaggctgcaattacgacgcgctgtacgcgctgatttgactcggtgacgattcagttacgtgctttgtcttgcgcgttgtattagtgtgtcagttacgtgcttcgtctttcgcgttgtgctagcgtgtgcagcgtagtgcagcttccatatgcacgacggttgctcatggtcatcgacgttggtagtcgtgatggaggagacgtgccaccaggcgtcagcgtgggtgcatcaacgcctaagggcgctttagccacaaaacaccaatagacattatatatcaatgtgcaataaacattacactacttctgtgaagacacgtttcactttcgtgttctataccgattcctatataagagggatcaaccacattttttaccattcttttttttttattattagagGGGGGAGGGCGGGTGTATACGTGAAGTATATTCTGTGGAGCCTACACGAATACTTTTCAACGTGCTCACCCATTGTTAGCTCCAAACATCGAGATACAAATTTCCTGGCTGCAAACGCGCTTCCGAAACTACTTTTCGTATTCCTTTAATACTTTCATATTCAGTGCGCGCGCACTTACAATGCGGCCGTTGTCTAGCTTCTAGGACGAATATCTGGTGACCACAAATTGGCGACCAACACGTCAACGGTTCTTGCGGGCACCTGCAGAACGGCAAAAGCATGGCCATAACATTTGCTTGTCCACGGCCGCTCAATGGTGTTTCCATTGAGCGGCCGTGGCTTGTCACTACTCTAAGTGAGCTGCCgctggagggaggggggaggggcgaTGTGTATTACGACCTATGTGAGACTAGTCAATACCGGACTCTTCCAACACGACGTGACAGTGTTTTGACGCACTCCCTGTCATCCAAACGGCCCACCAGGTCTTTGTCGTGactaaaaaaaagtcgcagtttcgcccgaaaggcgaacaatcaattgagatagcaaatttactagtagagtatacggagtaaggatagcagttttttgggctgcataaacttggacacattcgcttactgactgaattaagaagcgtggtgtcagcgcgctcaagcaaacataaatagatcacactcgatgaccgcagacaagcactgtcaaaacgctggcgtgtgcaagCGCGGCAAGAGCAGTGAcagaaggttcgtgtggtctgccgcttcaacggaaactgagcggcgaaagcacagcgcatacaaaggtcagatccATGTAgagttcgctttcaagatacggtgcgcgcgacagccctcagccgtgCAAAGTACGCTGTTCCTGGCAGAGTATAGAAGCCgcacaccctccctcccgcgctgccttcccactttcctcctttcgcgtgggagattagtcgactcgccagttccccttgcgcccggacgcaagatacgcatttagtgccgcagctaaacgtcgcctcccctccctccctcccgtccccccacggcctttcgcacgaccggagacgtcgtgtttcctctccgccgtgcgttcgttctccgtgaaagcgcgcgtccctcgcgctcttttcactcgcacatgcagcatacggcgcgcggcgacgagtttatcgtcgtcggactttatacggaacctcacggcgaccacgacagcaggaatacgcttggagtgtccatataattgctatcgcaataaatcaGAAGCGCTTTGCTCTCACCTTCGAACGCCCTTGAAGGGGACCTTGATGCTGCCGTATCCCTCATCCCAGTACATATGGCGGGATAGCAAGTAGTCCGAGAACTTGTCTCTTCGCAGCTGTGCGTAGTACCAGGAATGCTTTATGATCTTGCTGTCATCGCTTACAGTCAACAAAAAAAAGTCAATGGTTCTTACACGTGACGTTACTAATGGTTTGTGAACGGTACCTATAGGCCCTCATCGGCGCATGTCATTGTGTTGACAATTTTATAGAGCCGGAGAGGGTTTTATATTGAGCTTTTGCTCAGCTGCTTATTTGACGCAAAGCAGAATTGTATCTCCTATTGCGATGCATTTAGACACGCGCACATGCTCAGTGTTTCTGACGGTGAGACTATGACGAACGACTGCGGTATGCAAATCGGTGGCCGCCAAGATCACGTCAATTCGCGTTTTTTTGCCGATACCGGAGGCAgtataaaaaaaattgcagttgcaGCGCTTAGAAGCTTCCATATGCATCGCTTCTTAACCTCTTGTACTACGCCGTAACTCGCAGCTTGTTCTGCCATTTCTTCTCCGCACCGTTTACTTCCGTTACGCGAGGTAGCCGGAAGTTGCCTGGTGTGGTTTAAACAAGTATTGGTGCTTACACTGCGTGCATCGGGTGGTACTGTTTATGATAACCACATTGTCACATTAAGATGGCGACATCCAAGAGCTTTAATATAATATCCATAAGATAATCATATATACAAATCAGAAAATTTCAAACCACGCAGTAGTAAGGGCTGACTTAAGTCCGCGGTAGGAGACAACCGGTAGGAGGCAATGGATACAAGAACTGAAAGAATAGACCATAAAGGAGACACATATGTCTATTTAGTTGCGGGTTCCTTGCCCAGCGGTCTCAGTCATGCAGCATTCACCAGCTAGAATTGCAAGAAGTTATAGACAGCTGAAGCATTGCAACTGCTGCGGTCGATGGAAATGTGGCTGCTGACTAAAGTGGTATACGATGGCGTGAAAATATGCGCGAGCAATGCATCCTCCCTACACAGGCAccccttaaagggcaactccggcgttTTTTTTTAACCATGTTAGGATATTGTCCTTTTCAAATGGCAGTGACAGTCCTCTCACCAGTAGTATCGTTCAATATAAATTCATCAATATTATAAATATCCGATAAACAAGGTACCGGAACTGAAACTGGTAGCTGCTTCATGTGACATCTACGATGAGTGGATGACGTCAGATCCTACACTACCGTAATGTAAACACGCAGAACGCGTGCTAAACACGTAGTACACAGGGTGCTAAcgccaagaaaaaataaaaacgaagcTGACGATGCATTCTGACGACATGCGAAGCTTGTCCAGCTCTTTCGAACTATACAACGGCGATTTCAACGCCGATATGAGCACTCAAGGATCTCCGTTTGCGTTTGAGCCGCCGACTCCGCGCGAGACATCTGACGTTCCCCACGCTCAACGCATTGTCCTGCGGCAAGACGAAGAGAAACACCAGTTATTACGCTTCTGGGCGAAGTGGCGGTGTAGACTCTGACGTCACTAAATGACTTATTGTAGTCATATCGTTTCCACAGATAATCCGATTGCAAAAGAGAACGTATActcaaaactttattaaggtcaAGGGACATAGAAAAATCACCGAAGTTGTCGAGTTACTTTAGTTTTCTTTCCGTGCCAACATCACCTGAATGATGCAGTATTTTTATGAAATAATTATCGATTTCTTAAGTATATTTTACGGAAAAGGTACGAATACACGATATGAAACCACTGAAATGTTCCAATAGTCTCTGATCACTTATTGTAACCAATGCTTCCACGTCGCTGATGTCTCCTCTGATTTCGCGTCATATTCTGTTTTATCTTAGAGATTAACCCATCCATATTACGCTTCAACTTCAAGCACTTTGTTTTAAAGACCATCCGATTCGACGTAGAACAGAACGTATCAACCACCTCGTCCTGCACGTTTCCAACAAGTTCCATTAGGTTCTAACAGTGATACAGCCACCTTTCCACGTCGTCATCCAACGGATTAAATTGTTTTGACCTCTGGACCAGTTGGAAACATTAAAAGCTTGTTTGGTCACACTTACTGTGCTGTACTGTGGATTGCACAGCCGGCCACTGGACCACTCTATGTTAGTTCGACAAGTTTGTCTCAAGATAAGTAGTCGTACGTTTGATGGGATCGTGTTGACGATGATATATCGCCCAATTAAGATTTTTACTAATGATCAATGATCAAAATAACCGCTGATTTGATTTGATCGTAAAGATGGACACCGCGATCTACCGCAGCTGTGGCATCTCACAGTATACCTGGGAGAGCCAGTTGTCCATGCCGGGTTCGAGCAGAGCCCTCAGGTGGTGCATGGCCGCAAAGAGGACGCCGTTCTGCACCAGCACGCGGCGCACTTCGGCGAAGAAGGCGTCCTGGTCGAACCACTGGATCGCGTTCACCGCCGACACCAGCGCGACCGAGTTGCTGCGCAGCGGTAGGCACTCGGCGTGCGCCTCCCTGTCGCCGAGGGACGACGAAGTAGCAAGCAGCCCATGTATTTGAAAGCGCGCCAGAGAGCAGCACAGTTATCCTGCAATGTCCACTAGGACGGTGTCTTGGGTCAAGTTGGTAACCCATGCATGTCGCAAACGTTAGCGCAAAGTACGAACGAACTCTTACGAACGTTTACGTTACAAAAAATACTCTTGCGAAGAATCTCTTCTTTTGCTCTAGCCGAGAACTAAAGTGCGAAAGCTTATTGTTCGCCGCTTTCGCCCACGGAGTCGCTGTCTGACCTGTGGGCTTCAGAGAAAGTGCATCAAATCCCCATTGCAATCGAGGCGTTGAGCTCTGGTTTGCTATTATTGACGACACCAAGGTCAATTTCCCAacgccgcgaaaaaaaaaaaaaatgagaagaggggaggggagggggagagaagctATTTTATTGGGGTTCCCCCCTGACACCATGACGAATTTCAGTTACGCAAGTCACGCATTTTTTTAGCGTACCGGACCGAGAGACAGGCGTCGTGAAGAAGTGCATGAAGCTCATATTCCCCCGTCACGTGGCACCAGACTATGTTTTCTGCGACTTGCGAGGGAACCACCTTCGCGCTTTCAGGTTAAACCTCCCGCACCCCGACAGAGTGCCCCTCGGTGGAAGTGAGGAAAACGAAGCCGTGTAGATGCCTATATCAGCTT contains the following coding sequences:
- the LOC119444192 gene encoding putative methyltransferase DDB_G0268948 produces the protein MLLLRALWRRNSLLECIRTRRQVTRGLEDESPRDKYDLSVDGTDLSKLYKQARPTLPDFVVQDVIAYVNQKLPKRELCIDVGCGPGQSTELFCPYFKNVVGADISHSQIEEANAMRRHGNVTYMEAHAECLPLRSNSVALVSAVNAIQWFDQDAFFAEVRRVLVQNGVLFAAMHHLRALLEPGMDNWLSQLRRDKFSDYLLSRHMYWDEGYGSIKVPFKGVRRKTMLNNSTLTVSDVMSHINTWSLVIMMREQEPARAKATLAEFRDRILSKMQRYPEEDPVLNVAFMTSYVMCRK